A genome region from Pseudanabaena sp. Chao 1811 includes the following:
- a CDS encoding class I SAM-dependent methyltransferase — protein MEFGVVSHKDMKVLVKQRLNSVLSELVQLQAKDKNYQLLQFKSLVSAYQYNHLYNLVLRYAEIGKHVLDWGCGNGHFSYFLLQSGYHTSGFSLNPCPPLNRLQSNDYYFTQGNADEPVKLPYEDFSFNTVVSVGVLEHVRETGGCEIENLKEIYRILKPDGYFICYHFPNQFSWVEALASLIPHKYHHQYRYTSGDIYKLCQQSGLEVVEIKTYGFLPRNWLGNLPPKIANSIQLAKLYNNLDNLLSKIFSPLCQNYWFVARKNLI, from the coding sequence ATGGAATTTGGAGTCGTGAGCCATAAAGATATGAAAGTGCTAGTGAAACAACGCCTAAACTCAGTACTATCAGAACTTGTGCAATTGCAAGCTAAAGATAAAAATTACCAGCTTCTCCAGTTTAAAAGTCTAGTGAGTGCTTATCAATATAATCATCTCTATAATTTGGTGTTACGCTACGCCGAAATTGGCAAGCATGTATTGGATTGGGGTTGTGGTAATGGTCATTTCTCGTACTTTCTGCTCCAGTCGGGATACCATACTTCGGGTTTTTCCCTTAATCCCTGCCCACCCCTAAATAGATTGCAAAGTAATGATTACTATTTCACACAGGGCAATGCCGATGAGCCAGTTAAGCTGCCCTATGAAGATTTTTCGTTTAATACTGTTGTGTCTGTGGGAGTTTTAGAGCATGTCCGTGAAACTGGTGGTTGTGAAATAGAAAATCTCAAAGAGATTTATCGAATCTTAAAACCCGATGGTTACTTTATTTGCTATCACTTCCCTAACCAATTTAGTTGGGTCGAGGCACTAGCATCCTTAATTCCACATAAATATCATCATCAATATCGATATACCTCTGGGGATATCTACAAGCTTTGCCAGCAGTCAGGATTAGAAGTCGTAGAAATAAAAACATATGGCTTCTTGCCCAGAAATTGGTTGGGGAATTTACCACCTAAAATTGCGAATTCAATACAATTAGCAAAACTCTACAATAATCTTGATAATTTACTTTCAAAAATATTTTCACCACTATGTCAAAACTATTGGTTTGTCGCTCGCAAAAATCTAATTTGA
- a CDS encoding nucleotide sugar dehydrogenase — MKAINVEQPSTFANLQTKIKDHSALVGVIGLGYVGLPFAVEKAKVGYSVIGFEQNPQRAAQVNVADNYIPDVKSEELKAIVDSGNLKAVTSYELVSQMDAIVICVPTPLTKNLTPNLSYIESVTQELAKYLRAGQLITLESTTYPGTTDEVMRPILEQVSGLKQGEDFFLAHSPERVDPGNLRYTTKNTNKVVGASDPHSLAIAKLFYEQTIDHVVPVSSAKAAELVKVFENTFRAVNIALVNELAILCDRMGLNVWEVLDAANTKPFGIMPFYPGPGVGGHCIPIDPHYLEWKAKEFNFETHFIALAGEINRRMPEFVREKAWRVLNQVGVAPSRSTILVMGVAYKKNIDDWRESPSINVIKRLLEDHAHIVYHDPFVPEIKIRGQIFQSIPLTDEAIANADIVIILTDHSQIDYTNLVAKAKAILDTRGVTRHLQGNLSNVTLL, encoded by the coding sequence ATGAAGGCTATAAACGTGGAGCAACCATCCACTTTTGCAAATTTGCAAACCAAAATTAAAGATCATTCAGCGCTAGTAGGCGTTATCGGGCTTGGTTATGTTGGCCTACCTTTTGCTGTCGAAAAAGCAAAGGTAGGCTATTCTGTGATTGGCTTTGAGCAAAATCCTCAGCGTGCAGCACAAGTGAATGTAGCTGACAACTATATTCCTGATGTCAAATCCGAAGAGCTAAAAGCCATAGTTGACAGTGGCAATCTCAAAGCTGTGACAAGTTATGAATTAGTGTCACAAATGGATGCGATCGTTATTTGTGTTCCTACGCCACTTACGAAAAACCTCACACCGAACTTGAGCTATATTGAGTCGGTTACACAAGAATTAGCCAAATATTTGAGAGCAGGGCAATTAATTACGCTTGAATCTACTACCTATCCTGGAACAACTGATGAGGTAATGCGACCAATCTTGGAACAGGTGAGTGGACTAAAGCAAGGAGAAGATTTTTTCTTAGCCCACTCACCTGAGCGAGTTGATCCCGGTAATCTACGCTACACCACCAAAAATACGAATAAAGTGGTTGGTGCGTCCGATCCACATTCCCTAGCAATTGCCAAGCTATTTTACGAACAGACTATTGATCATGTGGTTCCTGTTAGCAGTGCGAAAGCCGCTGAGTTAGTCAAAGTCTTTGAAAATACGTTTCGGGCGGTCAATATTGCCCTTGTTAATGAGTTGGCAATCCTTTGCGATCGCATGGGGCTTAATGTCTGGGAAGTGCTAGATGCGGCTAATACTAAGCCCTTTGGTATCATGCCATTTTATCCAGGTCCAGGGGTGGGCGGTCACTGTATTCCCATCGATCCTCACTACTTAGAGTGGAAAGCAAAGGAATTTAATTTTGAAACCCATTTCATTGCCTTGGCAGGTGAAATTAATCGGCGCATGCCCGAATTTGTCAGGGAGAAGGCGTGGCGTGTACTTAACCAAGTTGGGGTTGCTCCATCTCGATCCACTATTTTAGTAATGGGTGTCGCCTACAAAAAAAATATTGATGACTGGCGTGAATCTCCCTCAATCAATGTGATTAAGCGCCTGCTAGAAGATCATGCCCATATTGTTTACCACGATCCCTTTGTGCCTGAGATCAAAATTCGTGGTCAAATTTTTCAGTCAATTCCGCTAACAGACGAGGCGATCGCCAATGCAGATATAGTCATCATTTTGACAGATCATAGTCAAATCGATTATACGAACCTCGTTGCTAAAGCTAAGGCAATTCTTGATACCCGTGGCGTGACAAGACATCTACAAGGTAATCTCTCTAACGTTACACTTTTATAA
- a CDS encoding Gfo/Idh/MocA family protein, whose protein sequence is MQKVIVVGAGSWGKNLVRNFHALGALAGVAEMSPDLRAGIAANFPDVTLYNDLQSALETDAAIVLATPAPSHYKLALQVLQAGKDVFIEKPMTLKTSEARHLAEYADSQNRILMVGHLLLYQPAIAWMRDYLATGKAGKVFHVSTQRVKLGKVRREENVWWSFAPHDVSVILDLLGNSSTSLKLQTVQANGHAMLQSGIADNVHVDLQFASGQTAHVHTSWYYPLSQRSTIVLAEKQMLVYDEVAQTVTIHNKTIDAELNNQDQGSEIVEIAAAEPLKIECQHFLDCLATGQRPRSDGWNGVAVVEVLEKAQEAMYG, encoded by the coding sequence ATGCAAAAAGTTATTGTGGTTGGGGCAGGTAGTTGGGGCAAAAATCTTGTCCGTAATTTTCATGCCCTCGGTGCATTGGCGGGTGTTGCCGAAATGAGTCCAGATCTGCGTGCAGGGATAGCAGCCAATTTTCCCGATGTGACTCTTTACAACGATCTGCAATCCGCCTTAGAAACGGATGCAGCGATCGTCCTTGCAACGCCTGCACCATCTCATTACAAACTTGCCTTGCAGGTTTTACAGGCAGGCAAAGATGTATTTATTGAGAAGCCGATGACCCTTAAAACGTCAGAAGCTCGGCATCTTGCAGAGTATGCAGACAGCCAAAATCGCATTTTGATGGTGGGACATTTATTGCTATATCAACCTGCGATCGCGTGGATGCGCGATTACTTAGCTACGGGTAAGGCGGGCAAAGTTTTTCATGTCTCTACCCAGAGAGTCAAACTTGGTAAAGTTCGTCGCGAAGAAAATGTCTGGTGGTCTTTTGCCCCCCATGATGTTTCAGTGATTTTAGATCTATTAGGAAATTCTTCAACAAGCCTCAAATTGCAAACTGTTCAAGCCAATGGTCATGCGATGTTACAGTCGGGCATTGCTGATAATGTGCATGTCGATCTGCAATTTGCAAGCGGTCAAACTGCCCATGTCCATACCTCTTGGTATTACCCCCTATCTCAGCGCTCGACCATTGTCCTCGCGGAAAAGCAAATGCTGGTCTATGACGAAGTTGCCCAAACCGTAACTATTCACAACAAAACTATTGATGCCGAATTAAACAATCAGGATCAAGGTAGTGAGATTGTGGAAATAGCCGCAGCAGAACCACTCAAAATTGAATGTCAACATTTTCTTGATTGTCTTGCTACAGGTCAGCGTCCAAGATCCGATGGATGGAATGGGGTAGCGGTTGTGGAAGTTTTAGAAAAAGCACAGGAGGCAATGTATGGTTGA
- a CDS encoding acyltransferase — MVEINSAKVSSSSDYFAHESAYVDAGANIGTGTKIWHFSHIMGKAKIGNNCILAQNVFVADNVIIGDRCKIQNNVSLYEGVILEDYVFCGPSMVFTNVKTPRCEYPRNTSADYATTRIKHGSSIGANATIVCGITLNERAFVAAGAVVTKDVPAYAMVAGVPAKIIGWMSAYGDVLEFDAKGYAVDSIGDKYQKISDIEVKKLA, encoded by the coding sequence ATGGTTGAGATAAATTCTGCTAAGGTATCCTCAAGTTCTGATTATTTTGCCCATGAGTCAGCTTATGTGGATGCAGGTGCAAATATTGGTACAGGGACAAAAATCTGGCATTTCTCCCACATTATGGGCAAAGCCAAAATCGGGAATAACTGCATCCTCGCCCAAAATGTATTTGTCGCTGATAACGTGATCATTGGCGATCGCTGCAAAATCCAAAATAATGTATCGCTCTATGAAGGCGTAATTTTGGAGGACTATGTGTTTTGCGGACCTAGCATGGTGTTTACCAATGTGAAAACACCACGCTGTGAATATCCTCGCAACACTAGTGCTGACTATGCAACGACAAGAATCAAACATGGATCGAGTATCGGTGCAAATGCTACGATTGTCTGCGGCATCACCTTAAATGAACGCGCCTTTGTTGCCGCAGGTGCAGTAGTTACTAAAGACGTTCCCGCCTATGCCATGGTTGCAGGAGTTCCCGCAAAAATCATTGGCTGGATGAGCGCCTACGGCGATGTCCTTGAATTCGATGCTAAAGGATATGCAGTAGACTCAATCGGTGACAAATACCAAAAAATATCAGATATAGAAGTCAAAAAATTAGCATGA
- a CDS encoding DegT/DnrJ/EryC1/StrS family aminotransferase: protein MSDSKVPILDLSPQYQSLKSEIYAAIDRVLESGQFIMGPDVKQFEQEVANYLGVKHAIAVNSGTDALVIGLRSLGIGAGDEVITTPFSFFATAESISSVGATPIFVDIDPKTFNIDPAKIKDKITSRTKAIMPVHLYGNPAAMTQIIEIAQAHGLKVIEDCAQSFGARYAGSCSGCENSCSDSIRAEITGKMTGTIGDVGAYSFFPSKNLGAYGDGGLIATNDDAIADLARMLRVHGAKKKYHNEIIGYNSRLDTLQAAILRVKLPHIDEWNAGRRRVASLYTQLLADIPEVVAPEVVTGHVFHQYTIRILKGDRDKIASTLAAQGISTMIYYPIPQDQLPIYAGKYPPNPISDELGTQVLSLPIWPELDEVTITRIIDSLKLAIYQ, encoded by the coding sequence ATGAGCGATTCAAAAGTACCAATTCTCGACCTCTCTCCCCAGTACCAAAGCCTCAAATCTGAAATTTATGCGGCAATTGATCGAGTATTGGAATCAGGTCAATTTATCATGGGGCCCGATGTCAAACAGTTCGAGCAAGAGGTAGCAAATTATTTAGGTGTTAAACATGCGATCGCCGTTAATTCTGGGACAGATGCTCTGGTGATTGGCTTGCGATCTCTCGGCATTGGTGCTGGCGATGAAGTGATTACTACGCCTTTTTCCTTCTTTGCTACGGCTGAGTCGATTAGTAGTGTTGGCGCAACACCCATTTTTGTCGATATTGATCCTAAGACTTTTAACATTGATCCTGCCAAAATCAAGGACAAAATCACATCTCGGACTAAGGCAATTATGCCTGTGCATCTCTATGGTAATCCTGCGGCAATGACGCAAATTATAGAGATTGCCCAAGCTCATGGATTGAAAGTAATTGAAGACTGTGCCCAATCCTTTGGTGCTCGTTATGCAGGTTCCTGCTCAGGTTGTGAGAACTCTTGTAGTGACTCGATCCGCGCAGAAATTACAGGCAAAATGACAGGGACAATTGGTGATGTCGGTGCATATTCCTTCTTCCCTTCTAAAAATCTTGGGGCTTACGGAGATGGGGGACTCATCGCTACCAATGATGATGCGATCGCTGATCTTGCTAGAATGCTCCGCGTTCATGGCGCTAAGAAAAAATATCACAATGAAATCATTGGCTATAACTCACGTCTCGACACCTTACAAGCTGCTATCCTGCGGGTCAAACTGCCCCACATTGATGAGTGGAACGCAGGTCGCCGCCGTGTCGCCAGTCTATACACCCAACTGCTAGCAGATATCCCTGAAGTAGTTGCCCCCGAAGTAGTAACTGGGCATGTATTCCATCAATATACAATTCGGATTCTCAAAGGCGATCGGGACAAAATTGCCAGTACCCTTGCAGCACAAGGTATTAGCACCATGATCTATTACCCCATTCCTCAAGATCAACTCCCTATATACGCAGGTAAGTATCCGCCTAATCCTATCAGTGACGAACTTGGTACACAGGTATTAAGCTTGCCAATTTGGCCAGAACTGGATGAAGTAACTATCACGAGAATTATTGATTCTCTCAAGTTGGCTATTTATCAATAA
- a CDS encoding SDR family NAD(P)-dependent oxidoreductase — translation MDIRGKNILVIGGAGFIGSHVVAELLKTDVGQVVIYDNFARGKFSNIATYLQDSRCTIYPKGGDIRDIDVLNDAMQGIDGVIHLAAMWLLHCKDFPRTAFHVNIEGTFNVLEACVKNNIQRLVYSSSASVYGDAVEVPMTEEHPFNNRNFYGATKIAGEAMARAFHDRYGLSYVGLRYMNVYGPHQDQTAAYTGVIPIMLNKIDANEAPIINGDGSQAYDFISVQDTARCNVLALQADITDQFYNVGTGIQTSIRDLCNLILELKQSDLKVTYNPYSADDARRLVQNRIGCPEKAKKDLGFVYKDSLRDGLLNLISWRDANRGQY, via the coding sequence ATGGACATTCGCGGTAAAAATATTCTAGTTATTGGTGGAGCTGGCTTTATAGGCAGCCATGTAGTTGCTGAGCTTTTAAAAACCGATGTAGGTCAAGTAGTCATTTATGATAACTTTGCTCGTGGGAAATTCAGTAACATTGCCACTTACTTACAGGATTCCAGATGCACTATTTATCCTAAAGGAGGGGACATAAGAGATATCGATGTCCTCAATGATGCAATGCAGGGAATTGATGGTGTTATCCATCTGGCAGCAATGTGGTTGCTTCACTGCAAGGATTTTCCGCGTACTGCTTTCCATGTCAATATTGAAGGCACTTTCAATGTGTTGGAAGCCTGTGTAAAAAACAATATCCAACGATTGGTTTATTCGTCATCCGCATCAGTATATGGTGATGCTGTAGAAGTACCGATGACTGAGGAACATCCCTTTAATAATCGTAATTTCTATGGAGCAACAAAAATCGCTGGTGAAGCCATGGCAAGAGCTTTTCATGATCGCTATGGACTTAGTTATGTAGGTTTACGCTACATGAATGTATACGGGCCACACCAAGATCAAACTGCTGCCTATACAGGCGTAATCCCAATCATGTTGAACAAAATAGATGCCAATGAAGCACCAATAATCAATGGGGATGGCAGTCAAGCCTATGACTTTATTTCAGTTCAGGACACCGCTAGATGCAATGTACTAGCTCTACAAGCAGATATTACGGATCAGTTCTACAACGTAGGTACAGGTATACAGACCAGTATTCGAGATTTGTGCAATTTGATTTTGGAACTCAAGCAATCAGATCTCAAGGTTACTTATAACCCCTACAGTGCTGATGATGCTCGTCGATTAGTACAAAACCGAATCGGTTGTCCAGAAAAGGCTAAGAAGGATCTAGGCTTTGTTTATAAAGACTCATTACGAGATGGTCTGCTAAACCTAATTTCTTGGCGTGATGCTAATCGGGGACAATACTAA
- a CDS encoding DegT/DnrJ/EryC1/StrS family aminotransferase: MEKRKIAISLPSTGDDEWQAVREPLKTGWLTQGPKVAAFEKAFAKRHQVKHALATTSCTTGLHLILAAAGIGAGDEVIIPAFTWVSTANVVLYCGATPVFVDVSPVTNNINTEDLVKRITPKTKAVIAVHLFGLCADIPYIRSVLPPEVLLVEDCACAAGASLNGIHAGGLGDAGAFSFHPRKSITTGEGGMVTTNNDALAETANILRNHGASISEEQRHTGSSPYLLPEFNLLGFNYRMTDIQGAVGLVQLGKLDRFIAERQQWAEFYREQLYDISWLRLPCFPTNGNHAWQAFVTYVDPDRAPVSRNQIMEQLQSKGIATRPGTHAVHMLGYYRDLLGLKPDDFPGAKQCNDNTMAIPLHNRMTAEDYEYVVKALKEI; this comes from the coding sequence ATGGAAAAGCGGAAAATTGCGATCTCTTTACCTAGTACTGGAGATGACGAGTGGCAAGCAGTCCGTGAACCTCTAAAAACTGGATGGCTCACTCAAGGTCCGAAAGTAGCTGCATTTGAAAAAGCTTTTGCCAAGCGTCATCAAGTTAAGCATGCGCTTGCTACAACTAGTTGCACGACTGGCTTACATTTAATCTTAGCTGCGGCTGGTATTGGTGCTGGTGATGAGGTAATCATCCCAGCATTTACTTGGGTATCTACAGCAAATGTTGTCCTTTATTGTGGTGCAACACCAGTATTTGTCGATGTTAGTCCAGTCACCAATAACATAAATACAGAAGACCTTGTTAAACGCATTACTCCTAAAACCAAAGCAGTAATCGCAGTACATTTGTTTGGATTATGTGCTGATATTCCATATATTCGTTCAGTACTGCCACCTGAAGTACTTTTAGTTGAGGACTGTGCCTGCGCTGCTGGTGCTAGCCTCAACGGTATACATGCTGGTGGGTTAGGAGATGCTGGAGCATTCTCTTTTCATCCCCGTAAGTCTATCACCACAGGTGAGGGTGGTATGGTGACCACCAACAATGACGCTTTAGCAGAAACTGCGAATATTCTCCGTAATCACGGAGCAAGTATTTCAGAAGAACAGAGACATACTGGCTCTAGTCCTTATTTGTTGCCAGAGTTTAATTTGTTAGGGTTTAACTATCGGATGACCGACATTCAAGGGGCTGTAGGTTTGGTTCAGTTGGGCAAATTAGATCGATTTATCGCTGAGCGACAACAATGGGCTGAGTTTTACCGTGAGCAATTGTATGACATTTCTTGGCTACGATTGCCATGCTTCCCGACCAATGGCAATCATGCTTGGCAAGCCTTTGTCACCTATGTAGATCCAGATAGAGCGCCAGTATCTCGTAATCAAATCATGGAGCAATTGCAATCTAAAGGTATAGCGACTCGTCCAGGTACTCATGCTGTCCATATGCTGGGGTATTACCGAGATTTATTGGGCTTAAAGCCAGATGACTTCCCTGGGGCTAAACAATGCAATGACAATACAATGGCTATCCCTTTGCATAACCGCATGACTGCGGAAGACTATGAATATGTGGTCAAAGCGCTGAAGGAAATTTAG
- the asnB gene encoding asparagine synthase (glutamine-hydrolyzing), which yields MCGITGIFNLTGEPVSPVILRKMTDAIAHRGPDGEGFYIDCFLGLGHRRLAIIDLSAAGHQPMISRNQEVVLSYNGEIYNFQELRVELESLGHQFRSRTDSEVILNAWVEWGAACVNHFNGMFAFAIWDKRDQSLYLVRDRYGIKPLYYACWGQTFLFGSEQKAILAHPEAKRELDKKALLEYFTFQNIFTDRTLLENVKLLPAASIARIALGSNGIPKIHHYWDYRFREPDHPHDPREYREELDRLMRQAVSRQLITDVEIGAYLSGGMDSGTITALASRELPYIKTFTCGFDLSSASGIELAFDERGKAEAMSARFKTEHYEMVLKAGDMERCLPKLAWHIEEPRVGQSYPNYYAAQLASKFVKVVLSGSGGDELFGGYPWRYYRATVCRDFEDYIDQYYFYWQRLIPNTSIAKVFAPIWNDVKDVWTRDIFRDVFFTHDNQLERPEDYINHSLYFEAKTFLHGLFVIEDKLSMAHGLETRVPFMDNNLVDFAMSCPVNLKLNKLSSVMRINENEIGNKQVKYFQKTKDGKQILRDVMAKYVPEDITNAAKQGFSAPDASWFKGESIDFVKRKLISGNAQIYNWLDRETLQNLIGEHLSGEKNRRLLIWSLLNVEIWLEGN from the coding sequence ATGTGCGGTATCACTGGCATTTTTAATCTTACTGGTGAGCCTGTCTCACCAGTGATCTTGCGAAAAATGACTGATGCGATCGCCCATCGTGGTCCTGATGGCGAAGGATTCTATATTGATTGTTTCCTTGGTTTAGGACATCGGCGCTTAGCAATCATTGATCTTTCAGCAGCGGGACATCAGCCCATGATATCGAGAAATCAAGAAGTTGTTCTAAGCTATAACGGTGAGATCTATAATTTTCAAGAACTACGGGTAGAACTTGAGTCTTTAGGTCATCAGTTTCGATCACGTACCGATTCTGAGGTAATTCTCAATGCTTGGGTGGAGTGGGGTGCAGCCTGTGTTAACCACTTTAATGGTATGTTTGCCTTTGCCATTTGGGACAAGCGTGATCAGTCGCTATATTTAGTACGCGATCGCTATGGTATCAAACCTCTTTACTATGCATGTTGGGGGCAGACTTTCCTATTTGGCTCAGAGCAGAAGGCAATTCTGGCACATCCTGAGGCTAAACGAGAGTTAGACAAAAAAGCTTTACTAGAGTATTTTACCTTTCAAAATATCTTTACTGATCGCACCCTATTAGAAAACGTAAAACTACTTCCTGCTGCTAGTATTGCTCGTATTGCACTCGGTAGTAACGGCATTCCCAAAATTCATCACTATTGGGATTATCGATTCCGTGAGCCAGATCATCCACACGATCCTAGAGAATATCGCGAAGAACTAGATCGCCTCATGCGTCAAGCGGTCAGCCGTCAACTGATAACGGATGTGGAGATAGGAGCGTATCTTTCTGGTGGCATGGATTCGGGAACCATCACCGCTTTAGCATCCCGTGAATTACCTTATATTAAAACTTTTACTTGTGGTTTTGATTTAAGTTCAGCTTCAGGTATTGAACTAGCTTTCGATGAAAGAGGTAAAGCTGAAGCAATGTCGGCTAGATTTAAAACTGAGCATTATGAAATGGTACTCAAAGCAGGTGACATGGAGCGATGTTTACCTAAGTTGGCTTGGCATATTGAGGAACCAAGAGTGGGGCAGAGCTATCCCAATTACTATGCTGCTCAGTTAGCAAGTAAGTTTGTTAAAGTTGTGCTATCTGGTTCAGGTGGCGACGAACTCTTTGGTGGCTATCCATGGCGCTATTATCGTGCGACTGTTTGTCGAGATTTTGAAGACTATATAGATCAGTATTATTTCTACTGGCAAAGACTGATCCCTAATACCTCAATTGCTAAGGTGTTTGCCCCTATCTGGAATGATGTGAAAGATGTCTGGACACGAGATATTTTTCGAGATGTTTTTTTTACCCATGATAACCAACTTGAAAGACCAGAAGACTATATCAATCACTCACTATACTTTGAAGCTAAAACTTTTTTGCATGGCTTATTTGTGATTGAAGACAAGCTCAGTATGGCGCATGGGTTGGAAACTCGTGTTCCTTTTATGGATAACAATCTGGTGGATTTTGCTATGAGTTGTCCAGTAAACCTAAAGCTCAATAAACTGTCTTCGGTAATGCGGATTAATGAAAATGAGATAGGAAATAAACAAGTCAAGTATTTCCAAAAAACAAAGGATGGCAAGCAGATTCTTCGTGATGTTATGGCAAAATATGTTCCAGAAGATATCACTAATGCCGCAAAGCAGGGTTTTTCAGCCCCAGATGCTAGTTGGTTCAAAGGTGAAAGTATCGACTTTGTGAAACGAAAGCTAATAAGCGGAAATGCCCAAATATATAACTGGTTAGATCGAGAGACGTTGCAGAATCTAATTGGTGAGCATCTTTCTGGTGAAAAGAATCGTCGATTGTTGATATGGTCGTTATTAAATGTTGAAATATGGCTTGAAGGGAATTAA
- a CDS encoding class I SAM-dependent methyltransferase, translating into MKHILKIYEDAFQKYGDSQQAVLWPKGRQEVRFHSLTRHIREERNFSLLDYGCGLAHLKPFLDERYKNVDYYGADAVNTFVETCRLKYPKSQFLHVESPIDIQGEFDYIVSSGAFNILYNADFTVHRTIVFEIIKELFRKTKVYLSVNMMTDIVDFQQSGAYHQNVLDIYSFVSENLSRRLILDQSYMPYEFTLTVWKDQHIQRPANLYEIR; encoded by the coding sequence ATGAAGCATATCCTTAAGATATATGAAGATGCTTTTCAAAAGTATGGTGATTCGCAGCAAGCTGTACTTTGGCCTAAGGGACGACAAGAAGTTCGGTTTCATTCGCTAACACGTCATATCAGAGAAGAACGAAATTTCTCATTGCTTGATTACGGTTGTGGACTTGCACACCTAAAGCCATTTCTCGATGAGCGTTATAAAAATGTGGATTACTATGGTGCTGATGCTGTTAATACGTTTGTCGAAACTTGTCGGTTAAAGTATCCTAAATCCCAATTCCTTCACGTGGAATCTCCAATTGATATTCAGGGAGAATTTGATTATATCGTTTCTTCTGGAGCGTTTAATATATTGTATAACGCTGATTTTACAGTGCACCGTACAATCGTTTTCGAGATAATCAAAGAACTGTTTCGTAAAACAAAAGTCTATCTCTCAGTGAACATGATGACGGATATAGTCGATTTTCAGCAATCAGGTGCTTATCATCAAAATGTCTTAGACATATATAGCTTTGTTTCTGAAAACTTGTCGCGCAGATTAATACTTGATCAGTCATATATGCCCTACGAATTTACGCTAACAGTTTGGAAGGATCAGCACATTCAGCGACCAGCAAACCTTTATGAAATTAGATGA
- a CDS encoding GNAT family N-acetyltransferase, whose translation MKLDDLSIVQINSVDENTYNNFVTGHSESMLYYSLPYIRMIASITGGEETTLVAVDKSNTIRGVLPIIERNGLLGRVLNSLPYYGSHGGILASDSIASEALVNEYNKLVLSDEICTAMVVGNPLSTTSVSGLSYSITDYRIGQFTCIDYKESHAEQLMQSFHSKTRNMIRKGEKSYIRTSEENNMVDFLMRIHFGNMKSIGGRAKSETFFRLFPRYFQAGRDYKIFVARIGGEPVAALLLFYFRNTVEYFMPVICEPYREKQPLSLLIYHAMVEASERGFCLWNWGGTWAKQEGVYHFKKRWGTYDINYKYYIQVNNQDVFNLSRETILEQYPDFFVVPFNLLTSLD comes from the coding sequence ATGAAATTAGATGATCTGTCTATTGTTCAAATCAACTCAGTAGATGAGAATACCTATAACAACTTTGTGACAGGTCATTCCGAGTCAATGCTTTATTACTCTTTACCGTATATCAGAATGATTGCATCAATTACTGGCGGAGAAGAGACAACTTTAGTAGCGGTAGATAAATCCAATACAATCAGAGGCGTATTACCCATAATTGAGAGAAATGGTTTATTGGGGCGTGTATTGAATTCTTTGCCATATTATGGTAGCCACGGAGGCATATTAGCATCAGATTCGATAGCATCAGAGGCTCTAGTAAATGAATACAATAAGCTTGTATTATCAGATGAAATCTGCACTGCGATGGTTGTTGGTAATCCACTCTCTACTACATCTGTATCTGGATTAAGTTATTCGATTACGGATTATCGTATTGGACAGTTTACATGTATTGATTATAAAGAAAGCCATGCTGAGCAACTGATGCAGTCTTTTCATAGTAAGACAAGAAATATGATTCGTAAAGGAGAAAAATCCTATATTAGAACAAGTGAAGAGAATAATATGGTGGATTTTCTCATGAGAATTCATTTCGGTAATATGAAATCAATCGGTGGACGAGCAAAGTCGGAAACATTTTTTCGTCTCTTTCCAAGATATTTTCAAGCAGGCAGGGATTATAAAATTTTTGTTGCCCGCATTGGGGGGGAACCTGTAGCAGCACTACTACTATTTTATTTTCGCAATACTGTAGAATACTTCATGCCTGTGATATGTGAGCCATACCGTGAAAAACAGCCGCTTAGTCTACTGATCTATCATGCAATGGTAGAAGCATCAGAACGTGGTTTTTGTCTGTGGAATTGGGGTGGAACTTGGGCTAAACAAGAAGGGGTATATCACTTTAAGAAACGATGGGGTACTTATGATATTAACTATAAGTATTACATTCAAGTTAATAATCAAGATGTTTTTAATTTAAGTCGAGAAACTATACTAGAGCAGTACCCAGATTTTTTTGTCGTTCCCTTCAATTTACTTACATCATTGGATTGA